A genome region from Merismopedia glauca CCAP 1448/3 includes the following:
- a CDS encoding phycobilisome protein: MTTQLSEKVKELITKARIVSFSSWESEYLPEIITIFQMADDEGRYLTDRDLETIGSLSPQSVSKLEIARQLRDLAPDIVSEAREQVLTQFPGITEPGGALYPEVRSESCWRDFWHFLRCVSYGVAGERTDFLSESGMHYMELLYQELKVPLDAMLCGLEGLKNSSCKRSPAANLAPYFDRLISDMTRFT; the protein is encoded by the coding sequence AGAATTGTCAGCTTTTCTAGCTGGGAAAGCGAGTATTTACCAGAAATAATCACCATTTTCCAAATGGCTGATGATGAAGGACGCTATCTGACAGATCGAGATTTAGAAACAATAGGCAGCTTATCACCTCAAAGTGTCTCCAAACTAGAAATTGCGCGTCAGTTGCGAGATTTGGCTCCAGACATTGTTAGTGAAGCCAGAGAACAAGTCTTAACTCAATTTCCTGGGATTACCGAACCTGGAGGTGCGCTTTACCCAGAGGTAAGATCTGAATCTTGCTGGCGAGATTTTTGGCATTTTCTGCGTTGTGTCAGCTATGGAGTCGCTGGGGAAAGAACTGATTTCTTAAGCGAGTCAGGAATGCACTATATGGAGTTACTCTATCAAGAGTTAAAAGTACCCCTAGATGCGATGTTATGTGGCTTAGAAGGGCTAAAAAACTCCAGTTGTAAGCGATCGCCAGCAGCTAATCTAGCTCCCTACTTCGATCGCCTAATTTCCGACATGACTCGCTTCACCTAA